Proteins encoded in a region of the Solanum dulcamara chromosome 9, daSolDulc1.2, whole genome shotgun sequence genome:
- the LOC129904624 gene encoding uncharacterized protein LOC129904624: protein MGRDSCLARVTAGVAVGGAVGGAVGAVYGTYEAVRFKVPGLLKIRYIGQTTLGSAAIFGLFLGAGSLIHCGKSY from the exons ATGGGAAGAGATAGCTGTCTAGCGAGAGTAACTGCTGGTGTTGCTGTTGGCGGTGCAGTTGGTGGCGCTGTTG GTGCTGTATATGGGACTTATGAGGCTGTTAGGTTCAAG GTGCCTGGACTTCTGAAAATCAGATATATTGGACAAACTACTTTGGGAAGTGCAGCCATTTTTGGTCTCTTCTTGGGTGCTGGAAGCTTGATACACTGTGGAAAGTCTTACTAA